A window of Staphylococcus sp. 17KM0847 contains these coding sequences:
- a CDS encoding NupC/NupG family nucleoside CNT transporter — MHIIIGIVGIVVFLALALLASSDKKNVRWQYIGLMLLIQLVLAFFLLKTTIGIQLVGGVATGFGYLLKQAAEGINFVFGDLMNEGGSTFFINVLLPIVFISALIGILQYLKILPLIINVLGFLISKVNGMGRLESYNAVASAILGQSEVFISLKKQLPHIPKHRLYTLTASAMSTISASIVGAYFTMIQPEYVVTAVVLNLFGGFIIASIINPYTVDEESDKLLIDTDKKQQSFFEMLGEYILDGFKVAVIVGAMLIGYIALISLLNGLVGGIISVVSGGSLDWNFQTLIGFIFAPLAFLTGIPWSDAVDAGSIMATKLLSNEFVAMTELGKIDGLSDRAIGVVSVFLVSFANFSSIGIISGAIKSLNDEKGDMVARFGLKLLFGATLVSFISATIAGFFI, encoded by the coding sequence ATGCATATTATTATTGGGATTGTCGGTATTGTCGTATTTTTAGCACTTGCTTTACTTGCGAGTTCCGATAAGAAAAATGTTCGCTGGCAATATATTGGACTTATGTTACTCATCCAACTTGTTTTGGCCTTCTTCTTACTTAAAACAACTATCGGTATTCAATTAGTTGGTGGCGTAGCAACTGGATTTGGGTATTTACTCAAACAGGCAGCTGAAGGTATTAACTTTGTATTCGGTGACTTAATGAATGAAGGCGGATCTACTTTCTTCATTAACGTACTCTTACCTATTGTATTTATTTCTGCATTAATCGGTATCCTACAATACTTGAAAATTTTACCACTGATTATTAATGTACTTGGCTTTTTAATTTCAAAAGTAAACGGCATGGGACGATTAGAATCATATAACGCAGTCGCTTCAGCCATTTTAGGACAATCAGAAGTATTTATTTCATTAAAGAAACAACTTCCACATATTCCTAAACACCGCCTCTATACTCTGACAGCTTCGGCAATGTCAACGATTTCTGCATCTATTGTAGGTGCTTACTTTACAATGATTCAACCTGAGTATGTTGTAACAGCTGTTGTCTTGAACTTATTCGGCGGCTTCATCATCGCTTCAATTATTAATCCTTATACAGTAGATGAAGAAAGTGACAAATTACTTATTGATACAGATAAAAAACAACAGTCATTTTTTGAAATGCTTGGGGAATACATTTTAGATGGTTTTAAAGTAGCTGTTATTGTCGGCGCGATGTTAATTGGTTATATTGCCTTAATTTCATTATTAAATGGTCTTGTAGGTGGTATCATTAGTGTTGTTTCTGGTGGCTCATTGGATTGGAACTTCCAAACACTCATCGGCTTTATTTTTGCACCATTAGCATTTTTAACTGGCATTCCTTGGAGTGATGCCGTTGATGCAGGCTCTATTATGGCGACAAAACTTTTATCTAATGAGTTCGTTGCTATGACAGAATTAGGGAAAATAGATGGATTATCAGACCGTGCAATCGGTGTCGTATCGGTCTTCTTAGTATCATTCGCTAACTTTAGCTCTATCGGCATTATTTCAGGTGCTATCAAATCACTGAACGATGAAAAAGGTGACATGGTAGCACGCTTTGGATTAAAACTATTATTTGGTGCAACACTTGTATCATTTATCTCAGCAACAATTGCAGGCTTCTTTATTTAA
- a CDS encoding CtsR family transcriptional regulator, with amino-acid sequence MHNMSDIIEQYIKQLFEEAQADVVEIQRANIAQRFDCVPSQLNYVIKTRFTNEHGYEIESKRGGGGYIRITKIETKDHANYIKRLMELIGTSLSQQQAYYIIDGLLENDLITEREAKMISAVVDRETLKMDVASRDIIRANILKRLLPVINYY; translated from the coding sequence ATGCACAACATGTCAGACATCATTGAGCAGTACATTAAACAACTATTTGAAGAAGCACAGGCGGATGTTGTAGAAATCCAACGTGCCAACATTGCCCAACGTTTTGATTGCGTACCATCTCAGCTCAATTATGTCATCAAGACAAGATTTACAAATGAACATGGTTATGAAATAGAGAGTAAACGTGGTGGTGGTGGGTATATTCGCATCACTAAAATCGAAACGAAAGATCATGCCAATTATATTAAACGATTGATGGAATTAATTGGTACATCACTCTCGCAACAACAAGCCTATTACATTATTGATGGTTTGTTGGAGAATGATTTGATCACAGAACGCGAGGCAAAGATGATTTCAGCAGTTGTTGATAGAGAAACTTTAAAGATGGATGTTGCATCTAGGGATATTATTCGTGCGAATATACTTAAGAGATTATTACCTGTTATTAATTATTATTAA
- a CDS encoding UvrB/UvrC motif-containing protein: MYRHKKEQSTVRANINIYQQEPIHNQSDEQWHEGEDVEGTFVIKQILQHLAAKHGLNVDQVVYREEKRCPTCHMTLKDIAHVGKFGCHDCYETFRDDVDDIVRRVQGGHIEHSGKYPKSSHTKRALKRQIEEKREYLESLVAQQAFEEAAVIRDEIQALEATQQSEVSKDNDE, translated from the coding sequence ATGTATCGTCATAAAAAAGAACAATCCACAGTGCGCGCAAACATAAATATATATCAACAAGAACCCATACACAATCAGTCAGATGAACAATGGCATGAAGGTGAAGATGTTGAAGGTACATTTGTTATTAAGCAGATCTTACAACATCTTGCAGCAAAACATGGGCTCAACGTAGACCAAGTTGTTTATCGTGAAGAAAAACGTTGTCCGACATGCCATATGACACTCAAGGATATTGCACATGTCGGAAAGTTTGGTTGTCATGATTGTTATGAAACGTTTCGAGATGATGTAGATGATATTGTACGTCGCGTACAGGGAGGGCATATTGAACATTCAGGAAAATATCCCAAATCTTCACATACAAAACGTGCATTAAAGCGTCAAATTGAAGAAAAACGTGAATATTTAGAGTCACTTGTTGCACAGCAAGCATTTGAAGAAGCGGCAGTTATTCGAGATGAAATTCAAGCGTTAGAGGCAACACAACAAAGTGAGGTATCTAAAGATAATGACGAATGA
- a CDS encoding protein arginine kinase: MTNDNYKSLNQAQQDTEVQPVVMSSRIRLARNLENYVHPLMFPNEEEGYRIINEVQDALTDLTLQRLDELDQQSKYKLVAKHLISPELTKQPASAVLLNDDESVSVMVNEEDHVRIQVMGEDLELNTLYQRASYIDDQLDAQVDISYDDTLGYLTTCPTNIGTGMRASVMLHLPGLSIMKRMNRIAQSINRFGFTIRGIYGEGSQVYGHVYQVSNQLTLGKSEQEIIDALTELVHQIINEELDVRRRLLEHKENETLDRIYRSLGILKYSRRISVEEASYRLSDIKLGVDLGVLDMPDFDFNTLMIAIQSPFLVDDTTPQPIEAKRADILRQHL, from the coding sequence ATGACGAATGACAATTACAAATCGCTAAATCAAGCGCAGCAAGACACAGAAGTACAGCCGGTTGTCATGTCTTCGAGAATTCGACTTGCACGCAATCTAGAAAATTATGTACATCCTTTGATGTTTCCGAATGAAGAAGAGGGATATCGTATAATTAATGAAGTTCAGGATGCTTTGACAGATTTAACGTTGCAACGACTTGATGAGTTAGATCAACAAAGCAAATATAAATTAGTTGCTAAACATTTGATTAGTCCAGAGCTTACAAAACAGCCCGCCTCTGCAGTGCTACTTAATGATGATGAGTCAGTAAGTGTAATGGTCAACGAAGAGGATCACGTGCGTATTCAAGTAATGGGTGAAGATTTAGAGCTAAATACACTATATCAGCGTGCATCATATATTGATGATCAGTTGGATGCACAAGTGGATATCAGTTACGATGATACACTTGGTTATTTGACGACTTGTCCAACGAATATAGGGACGGGCATGCGTGCGAGTGTCATGTTACATTTGCCGGGTTTGTCAATTATGAAACGCATGAATCGCATTGCCCAGTCGATTAACCGATTTGGTTTCACAATTCGTGGCATTTATGGTGAAGGTTCACAAGTATATGGACATGTTTACCAAGTGTCTAACCAACTCACATTAGGAAAATCTGAACAAGAAATTATAGATGCATTAACAGAACTCGTACATCAAATTATTAATGAAGAATTGGATGTTCGTCGACGTTTGTTAGAACATAAAGAAAATGAAACATTAGATCGTATTTATCGTTCGTTAGGTATTTTGAAATACAGTCGACGTATCTCTGTAGAGGAAGCATCGTATCGTTTGAGTGATATTAAGTTAGGTGTAGATTTAGGCGTATTAGATATGCCAGACTTTGACTTTAACACTTTAATGATCGCGATACAGTCACCATTTTTAGTTGATGATACAACGCCTCAACCAATAGAAGCAAAACGAGCAGATATATTAAGACAACATTTATAA